GCGGATCATCCGCGAGTGCCGCGAGGAGTACCAGAACGTCTACGTCGACGACCCCTCGCGCACGTTCAACACCGACCTCCAGCAGACCTACGAGACGCGCAACCTGATCGACGTCGCCGAGACGATCGCGCTCGGCGCCCTGGTCCGCGACGAGTTCCGCGGCGCCCACTGGCGCAAGGAACACCAGGAACGCAAGGACGACGAGTGGCTCAAGCACACGCTGATCTCGTGGAACGAGGGCGACCCGGACATCTTCTACCGTCCGGTCATCCTCGAAGGCGAGAACAAGACCTACGAGCCAAAGGAACGCAGTTACTAACGCCGCACGGTCTCAACCCGGGACCGAAATCCGGTTTGCGGGTTCGACCGTCAACCGTTGACCGTCGATCGTGATTCGTGGATCGGCGGCCCGAACGCGACTGACTCTCCTCGATTCACATCGACCGCTCGCGTGCCGATCGCTCGAGACCGGTAGCCCTTTCGTCCCGTATCGACTCTCGTTCAGTAGATGAGCCTCGAGCGATTCATTCAGGTCAATCTGGTTCTCGCGCCGCTGTTGCTCGGCGTCGGCTACCTCTACTACGAGTCGCTCCCGGTTATCGTCCTCCCGATCGGGCTGAGCTACCTCTGTTTCGTCATCGTGCTCGGATTTGCGTGGGGGATGTCGCGACTCTCGATGGCGTTGGAGTCGTAACGCAATAGCGGCCGTGTGTCGGCCGCGTCAGCCGTTGCGCTCTCGCCGTCCAGTCAGATGCCCAGCGCCTCGAGGAGAACGGCGACGTCGACGTCGAAGTACTCGATGACCCTGTAGCCGAGGAAGATGCCGACGATCCCCATGATGCCGGGCAGTTCCGGCGGTGCAGGGATCGGAACGTTCAGAAAGCGAAACAGCGCGCCGGTGAACAGGCCGGCCAGAAGCGCGAGGACGGTAAGTTGCGTCGACATCGTCACCGACTGTCGTCGGCGTGCACAAAAGCGACCCGCTTGCCGGCTGTTTCGACCGGTGACTGTGGGACTGACTGTCGGGGAACGACGATCGGTAAACCCCTCGTATCGGCCATAATCGACCGGTAACGGACGAGAGAACCTCGTCCGTTGATTCTACACGACGGTACTGAATCGCATTTCGGTTGCTGAAGCCGGCTGAATTTCGACATCTGTTGTAACATAGGTTTATTATCGTCGAAACAGTGAAAATCGAGTATGAACCCGACAACGGCGCAGGGACTCGACGTGTCGATGCCGGAGGATCTCGCTTCGCCGCGTGCGAAGCTGGTCTATCTCTATCTCGAGGCGTTCGGCAGCGCAACGGCCGACGAGCTTCGATCGGCACTCGACGTCAACAAGAGCACCGTCCTCTCGATCACCGGCACCCTTCGCGAACGCGGCCACCTCGAGCGACGAAACGGTCGGTACGAACTGGTTTGAATCGCGGCTCGTGATACGTCGTCGATAGTCTCTCCTGCGTAGTCCCAACTGTTTCTCGGCCGGGAGCGGAGTCGCCGCAATCGCGGCGAATTCGCGACCCGGGGAAAGGCAGGCCGTCATCAGTCATTTGCCGCGAGCGAACGTAGTGAGCGAGCGGGCCGACGACTGACCGAGAAGCCGCGCCACGCGCGGCTGACGGGGAAGGAGGAGTGCTTTTAATCGAATTTTTGCCGAGGGCGCGGCGAAGCCGCGCCCGTGGTTCGAAAGGCGCTTCGCGCCTTTCGTCATCACGAGAGAGCTTCGCTCTCTCGAACGACAGCGCAAAACTTCGTTCTTAGAGCTCGATCCGCTCGACTAACTGGTCGGTCGTCTCGTTCGTGTTGACCGCCACGATCCGGATCTCGTCCTCGAGGCCGGAGTTGCGGAGCTTGGCCTTCAGCAGGTTGTCGACCTGATAGACGCCGGCGGCGTTGGTCATCGCGATTTCGACCATGACGGGGCGGCTGTCGCCCTCGGTCAGGGTAACGCGCTGGATCGCCTGACTCGAGAGGGTATTGATCCCGCGCCCGCCCTGCTCGTAGGGGATGCGCGAGCGGCCGCTTTCCATATCGAGGGCGTCGGCGACGCGGATGACGCCGGCCTCGGTCGTCAGCGGCGTCTCAGCCGTGTGGTGACAGAGAATGGCATGGAGCACCTCACCTTTCACGCGGACCGTCTCGGCGAGATCGTAGAAGTTCGGCAGGACTCGATCGAGGATGTCCGCCGCGAGCGGGATGGAGTAGTAGACGTGTTCGTCCCGGTGGACGACGTGGCCGACGTCGTGCAGCGTCGCCGCTAAGGCGATGATGACCGCTTCGTCTTCCTCCGCGAGTCCCTGCTGCTGGGCGTGGAACTCGACGCCGCCGGCCTTCAGGAGGTCGTAGAGACAGAGCGCCCGGTTGCGAACGATCTCGATGTGCTTCGCCCCGTGATCGTTGTACCGCATCCGATCGACCGCGTTGACGTTCTGCGCCTCGAGATAGGTCTGGATCTCCTCGTCGGTTTCGATGAACTCGAGGACCTCATTGAGCTTCTCGTCGGGGAAGTTGTGCGCGGCGTCGGGGGCGTAGACGCGACCGGACTCGTCGTCGACAGTCGAATCGCTCATACGCGAACGTCGACTCGAGTCCCAAAAAGCGCTGCGACGATACTGACTGGTCGGCTGCGAGTGACGTTAGGCTAGCTCTTCGACGGCCGCCTCGACTTCGTCGTAGTCGGGTTCGACGCCGGGGTCGTCGCTGACCCACGAGTAGGTGATCTCGCCGTCGCCGTCGACGACGAAGACCGAGCGCTTGGCGACGCCGTAGACGCCCAGATCGTCGAAGTCCATCTCGAGATCGTACTCGTCGATGATCTCCTTGTTCAGGTCGCTGATGAGACCGAACTCGAGGTCGTTCTGGTCGCGGAACTCGTTGAGCGTAAACGGCGTGTCGCGGCTGATGCCGTAGACCGTCGCGTCGAGTTCGTTGAAGTTCGCGAGTCGGTCCTGGAACGTACACATCTCGTCGGTGCAGACGCCGGTGAACGAACCGGGGAAGAAGGCGAGGACGATCGGTGCCTCGTCCTCGAGACGCTCCGAGAGCGTGAAGGACTCGATGTCGCCGTTTGCGAGCGGTGCGGTGAAGTCGGGTGCGGAATCTCCACTCGTTGCCATCAGTCACCCATTACGTGCAAGCAGGAAAGATAGTTTCGTTCGCGGAATGAACTGGTCGCGTTCCGATCAGTGGTGGGTCACTGGATCGCCGATCCGTACGGGTCCAAACGGGCGATCGAGCGCAGTCGCAGTTTTAGAAACGTACCAGCGTGGCCTGATACGCAGTTCAGTCTTCCGATCGTCTATTCGGCCGTATTCCGCCGATAGCAGGCGTTGGAGAGAAGATATCGAAACTACCGGCGGACCGCACCGAGAGACGAGGGACAGCCGAACTCGGACCGCCCTGGCCTGCAATCGCCGCCGTTACTCCCTTGTCCATCGTCGTACATCGTTTCTAGACGGATATTACGCTCGAGGGGCGTCTCGCTGGCTCTTGCTTAACTGAGTGGTCCAAAAAGGTTATAATTGCCAGCGGGTAAGCCACGCATAGAGATGGTAGCCGAAATTGCACCGCTGTTCATCCCCGGTGCACCCGGGGGTCCGGAACTACTGATCATCCTTTTCATCGCCATTCTGCTCTTCGGGGCGAACAAAATCCCGAAGCTCGCCCGATCCACCGGCGAGGCCATGGGCGAGTTCCAGAAGGGGCGTGAAAAGGTCGAAACGGAACTCGAGGAAATGCGCGAAACCGGCGACTTCGACGACCTCGACGAGGACGACGACGACTTCGTCGACACGGAGCCGGTCACCTCCGAGGAAAGCGAGACCCAGACCGAAACGGAAACCAACTAACGCGGTTTTTCCGGGGCGTGTGGCCTAGCGGAGAGGGCAGAAGGTTCCTAACCTTCTGATCGTGGGTTCGAATCCCGCCACGCCCGTGCAACGAGCCACGCAGTGGCGAGTGAACCGGCACGGCGGGATTCGAATAAGAGAACGGCGAGCGGCAGCGAGCCGTTCGCGTAGTTCGAATCCCGCCACGCCCAATCCCACCGCGCCCGATTCTGTCACCGAGTTTCCGAAGTGACATCCACCCCTCGAGTTCACGCTCTTGCTCCCAATTATCGACGACCCGACTCCCGAATCGATCGCCGATCGAAACGACCGTTTTGAGCGGCCGTGGGACCTACAGCCCGAGGTCTGCCGATACGGCCCGTTCGGATAGGTGGCACTATTTATACCGAAATAGTTCAGCAAGTTGAGTAGAACGAGGGATGTCTGGTGGCTATTTCCATCGGTTGAAAACTTGATACGTCGGAACAGCCGGTTTCCATCGACCGAACGCTCGATGCGGATCTCGTTATCAGAAGTGGTAATGAGAACATGAATTTTTTGAAGGGTGAGGGTTTGGATGGAGTCAATGGCTATTGACGAGGGTGACCGGTCGGACGCCGGGGATTTTGCTTCGGGCGAGGCGTCCGACTCCGCGTCGGCAGACGAGCGGGCCGCCGGTTCCGATTCGGACTCGGATCCGGCGTCCGGATCATCGGTCCGAGTCGGCGACTATACGTGGGAAGATTTCATGGTGGAGTACGGGTACGGTGACGACGTTTCGACGCTGTATCCGGACGATCCGGCTCCTGACGACGACCAACTTGGCCTCGAGACGGGCGAAGCGGACGCCTCGACGGTGCCAAGCGGCGACGACTGGGAGCAGGTCGCGTTCGATCCCGAATCCTATCTCGGCTACCATCCGGACGACTTGACGGACCGCGTGCTACCGATCGCGGGGGACAACGCGGACGCACTGTGGGACGAATTTCTCGAGTACGTCGATCCGGAGACCACGCCGGTCGTCAAGGACGTCTGGACCTGGGAACACTACAAGTGGGAGTACTACTACGAAGACGACGGCTCCAGACCGCGCGATAGCGACGGCGAGGTCGTCGAACACGACAAGGAAGAGGCACTCGGGTTCGATCCCGACACGCTCGAGGAGCGGCTCTCGGCGGGCGCGGATCGCGCCATGGAACTCGACGACGTCGTCGAGGAACGAACCGTCAACGTCCAGGAGGACTTCGACGAGGACGACTTTTTCTCGACTGCCGACGGCGCGACGACGCTGACCAACCGGTACGACCTCGAGAAGGCCGTGCCGATGGAGAAGAAGACCCACTTTCAGGAGGTCGAGCGCTACTGGGTGAACAAACCCTACGCCTGCGTCGTCATCTTCCACTCGGAGCAGGAAAACGAGAAGAAGTACTACCTGATCGAACCCTACCTGAACGAGATCGAGGACGAACTCCAGGCGTTCCTCTCGGGCAAACTCCGGACGGCGATCAAGTACTCCGACGACGGGATCAAGGAGAAGGCCGACGAGGACGGTCGCCGGATCGTCATCGAGGACGAGACCCGGCGCCTGCTGAAGCGGTACGACCTCTACGAGAAAACCGCCGGCAGCAAGACGGCCGGCCTCCTCGAGACGGTCCAGTCGCTGCTGAACGACGACGAGGAGGACGAGGACGACGGCCCGACCGAACTCGAAGGAATCGAGGTCCGACCCGAGCCCGCGATCCTCGAGGAGGATCCGGACACGCTAAACGAGTATCAGGTCGAGAAGCTCCTCTATTTGCTGCAGCGCAACTTCATCGGCTACGAGCGCATCGACGGGATCAAACACGACATCAACGTCGAGGACATCTCCGTCGACGGCTACAACTCGCCGGTGTTCGTCTACCACTCCGACTACGAGCAGATCATCACCAACGTCTACCACGGCGAGGAGGAACTCGACGACTTCGTCGTGAAACTCGCCCAGCGGTCCGGAAAGGGGATCAGTAAACGACTCCCGCAGGTCGACGCGACCCTCCCCGACGGCTCGCGTGCCCAACTGACGCTGGGCCAGGAGGTTTCGGACCACGGGACCAACTACACCATCCGCCAGTTCAAGGACGTCCCCTTTACCCCGATCGACCTCATCAACTGGAACACCTTCTCGCTCGACGAGATGGCGTTCCTCTGGCTCTGTATCGAGAACCACAAGAGCCTGATCTTCGCCGGCGGTACCGCATCCGGGAAGACGACCTCTCTGAACGCCGTCTCGCTGTTTATCCCCTCGAGCGCGAAGATCGTCTCCATCGAGGACACCCGCGAGGTCGAACTGCCACAGCGTAACTGGATCGCCAGCGTCACCCGGCCGTCGTTCTCCGACGACGAGCAAGGCGACGTCGACGAGTTCGACCTCCTCGAGGCAGCGCTCCGCCAGCGCCCTGACTACATCGTCATGGGTGAGATCCGCGGTGAAGAGGGGCGGACGCTGTTCCAGGTGATGTCGACGGGTCACACCACGTACACGACCTTCCACGCGGACTCCGTCGACGAGGTCCTCAAACGATTCACGACGGATCCGATCAACGTCTCGAAGACGATGTTCACCGCCCTGGACCTGGTGTCGATCCAGACGCAGACGCGGGTCCAGGGCCGAAAGGTCCGCCGGAACAAATCCCTCACGGAGATCAACCACTACGAGGCCGAAAACGACGAGATCAACGTTCAGGACGTCTACCAGTGGCAGGCCGAGACCGACGAGTACCTCAAGATGGGGGACTCGAACACCTTAGAGGAGATCCAGTTCGATCGCGGGTGGAGCCGCGAGAAACTCGAGGAGGAACTGTTCAAGCGGAAGGTAATCCTCGCCTATCTGATCAAGAACGAGCTGAACACGTACGCGGAAGTCGCGGCGACGGCTCAGGCGTTCATCAACGACCCCGACACGATCCTCACGCTCATCGCGAACGGCCAACTCGAGGACAGCCTCGACGATCTCCGCGAGATGGAGAGCGTCCTGATCGACGTCGACCAGGAGAAGGAGGAACTCGTCCCGCGACCCGAGGCGACGGGCGAGACGTACAACACCTCGGTCGACGTCCTCGAGCGCGCCGAGGAATCGCTGTTCGAGGACTACCGCGGGAAGGTCCCCAGCGGCCTCGCGAGCGCGCTCGGTGACCTCGACGAGGAGGAGCCGATCGACGTCGACGGGGACGACGAGTCGTTCGACGATTCGATCGACGACGCCGACGACGGCTGGGGCATCGACGAACAGTCGGCAGCGGCGACCGACGACGGATTCACCACCGGCGGCACCGACGACCAGCCAGCCTGGATCACGGACGATACGAACTTCGATATCGGGTTCGACGAGGGCTCGAGTCCGACGGCGGACGATGGCGCCAGTGCCCAATCGTGGACGGCCAGCGCCGATACCTCGTCGACCACCGAAAGCGCGGCCGAAGCCAGTGCCGACTCGACTGCCAGCACGGCGGGTTCGAGCGGCGGCGACCGCGAGATTGCGACGGGACAGTTCGACATGTCGCCGGTCGAGACGCAATCAGTCGGCGGCGGCGATGGTGGTGGGCAATCGGCTTCGAGTACCGGCCACGCAGCAGGTACAGCCTCGGATTCCGAGGACGATCCGATCGTGTTCTCGGCGGACGACGCGCCCGAAGACGGTGGATTCGGCGGCCTATTCGATAACATGGATGAGACGCTGAACGAAATGGACGAAGTCGACGAGGCCCGCTCTTCGTCAACCCCGGCCGGTGCCGGCGGAGCAGCCGACGAGCCGGTCTTTACGGAGGGCGACTCGACGTCGATCTTCGATCCCGAAGCGGACGCCGGCCCGTCGTTCGGCGATTTCACCGACGAACTCGAGGACGCGCGGCCGTCGGGGGCCGAGTCGAAATCCGGGGCCGCGTCCGAGTCCGATTCTGGTACGGCGTCAACCGCGGCGACGACCGAATCGGCTTCAGTTGATCCGGAACCGGAGTCGAAGCCGGAACCCGAGT
This portion of the Halopiger aswanensis genome encodes:
- a CDS encoding XapX domain-containing protein yields the protein MSTQLTVLALLAGLFTGALFRFLNVPIPAPPELPGIMGIVGIFLGYRVIEYFDVDVAVLLEALGI
- a CDS encoding helix-turn-helix domain-containing protein, translated to MNPTTAQGLDVSMPEDLASPRAKLVYLYLEAFGSATADELRSALDVNKSTVLSITGTLRERGHLERRNGRYELV
- a CDS encoding HD domain-containing protein yields the protein MSDSTVDDESGRVYAPDAAHNFPDEKLNEVLEFIETDEEIQTYLEAQNVNAVDRMRYNDHGAKHIEIVRNRALCLYDLLKAGGVEFHAQQQGLAEEDEAVIIALAATLHDVGHVVHRDEHVYYSIPLAADILDRVLPNFYDLAETVRVKGEVLHAILCHHTAETPLTTEAGVIRVADALDMESGRSRIPYEQGGRGINTLSSQAIQRVTLTEGDSRPVMVEIAMTNAAGVYQVDNLLKAKLRNSGLEDEIRIVAVNTNETTDQLVERIEL
- a CDS encoding redoxin domain-containing protein; amino-acid sequence: MATSGDSAPDFTAPLANGDIESFTLSERLEDEAPIVLAFFPGSFTGVCTDEMCTFQDRLANFNELDATVYGISRDTPFTLNEFRDQNDLEFGLISDLNKEIIDEYDLEMDFDDLGVYGVAKRSVFVVDGDGEITYSWVSDDPGVEPDYDEVEAAVEELA
- the tatA gene encoding twin-arginine translocase TatA/TatE family subunit; translation: MVAEIAPLFIPGAPGGPELLIILFIAILLFGANKIPKLARSTGEAMGEFQKGREKVETELEEMRETGDFDDLDEDDDDFVDTEPVTSEESETQTETETN
- a CDS encoding ATPase, T2SS/T4P/T4SS family produces the protein MAIDEGDRSDAGDFASGEASDSASADERAAGSDSDSDPASGSSVRVGDYTWEDFMVEYGYGDDVSTLYPDDPAPDDDQLGLETGEADASTVPSGDDWEQVAFDPESYLGYHPDDLTDRVLPIAGDNADALWDEFLEYVDPETTPVVKDVWTWEHYKWEYYYEDDGSRPRDSDGEVVEHDKEEALGFDPDTLEERLSAGADRAMELDDVVEERTVNVQEDFDEDDFFSTADGATTLTNRYDLEKAVPMEKKTHFQEVERYWVNKPYACVVIFHSEQENEKKYYLIEPYLNEIEDELQAFLSGKLRTAIKYSDDGIKEKADEDGRRIVIEDETRRLLKRYDLYEKTAGSKTAGLLETVQSLLNDDEEDEDDGPTELEGIEVRPEPAILEEDPDTLNEYQVEKLLYLLQRNFIGYERIDGIKHDINVEDISVDGYNSPVFVYHSDYEQIITNVYHGEEELDDFVVKLAQRSGKGISKRLPQVDATLPDGSRAQLTLGQEVSDHGTNYTIRQFKDVPFTPIDLINWNTFSLDEMAFLWLCIENHKSLIFAGGTASGKTTSLNAVSLFIPSSAKIVSIEDTREVELPQRNWIASVTRPSFSDDEQGDVDEFDLLEAALRQRPDYIVMGEIRGEEGRTLFQVMSTGHTTYTTFHADSVDEVLKRFTTDPINVSKTMFTALDLVSIQTQTRVQGRKVRRNKSLTEINHYEAENDEINVQDVYQWQAETDEYLKMGDSNTLEEIQFDRGWSREKLEEELFKRKVILAYLIKNELNTYAEVAATAQAFINDPDTILTLIANGQLEDSLDDLREMESVLIDVDQEKEELVPRPEATGETYNTSVDVLERAEESLFEDYRGKVPSGLASALGDLDEEEPIDVDGDDESFDDSIDDADDGWGIDEQSAAATDDGFTTGGTDDQPAWITDDTNFDIGFDEGSSPTADDGASAQSWTASADTSSTTESAAEASADSTASTAGSSGGDREIATGQFDMSPVETQSVGGGDGGGQSASSTGHAAGTASDSEDDPIVFSADDAPEDGGFGGLFDNMDETLNEMDEVDEARSSSTPAGAGGAADEPVFTEGDSTSIFDPEADAGPSFGDFTDELEDARPSGAESKSGAASESDSGTASTAATTESASVDPEPESKPEPESTSDSEPESEPEPPTIDIDEPSASADTDASDSEPGGGDDAAETETVAFEEDAIAADDSDAGGDDEDDVNDGEGVGDDEAAEPAPPIETDAEPPTIDVDRSADQRDGDGTAADKADAETVSEEPDAETVPEEPDAETVPEEPDAETVPEETAASTNSKSSTPTEPQSESTNDDDGTDSRDDGESIFGPESDPIFSDDEAPAAPDETDAADEPESLFGDAAETADDSGDESDSIFDGTGTESDDEETDT